The Salvia miltiorrhiza cultivar Shanhuang (shh) chromosome 1, IMPLAD_Smil_shh, whole genome shotgun sequence genome has a window encoding:
- the LOC131018557 gene encoding uncharacterized protein LOC131018557 yields the protein MAPASSSSSPSKKLLITDPKPKPGPSSASSSSATSTPLPATEKRTRDQPNLSDCHCCGRRIIQSNPKDRLHPMDSVWRIVLLCRKCRRSVSSGQTCPYCFQATGSSGDLCTCRVCQRKIHEVCVRDYGKCTPWCYLGAGFEGFRVCVDCWVPELLKNSVQVLGSENSGGLKEKGEGKDLLENAEQNGKCGVEKKVKKAVKAKDQVSRRGKEAIDEGDLVDGTCDLLAKNDKDSLKAGSSNCSGETEVVDDAELAIQLHRVINSSPRILRGVPLENSNDVGGSKIRKWKGLSYKRCSLGKRCNGDQKLDICADSAVNGSSIGLSGLSLGLIPYRRDRKRKIWSIDNENTEISESTSSLQAALKNLHSDEAGVECSDEAWVGCSLTSGDDTSEDPSCENIEQSNSCTDGSRFGQDLITYKRSRFKKKVFQMNGLIGVSGDSIPYGNHGVTFNSEFCLSDFANLNTSSLVKSKTEGILLSGSSETEQDRYHLKYVKRIPGTKIDSSFLHYGTFHATDRYLFKYAKRVKSSNSSSNSEAKLHSNAFRDKIGISATRLTTNCSVESRTLSDVSFDSFTVDATVNRKI from the exons ATGGCACccgcctcttcttcttcttccccctcCAAGAAGCTTCTTATCACAGATCCGAAGCCCAAACCTGGCCCCAGTtccgcctcctcctcctccgccaccaGCACGCCGCTGCCGGCGACGGAGAAGAGGACCCGTGATCAGCCCAATTTGTCCGATTGCCATTGCTGCGGCCGCCGGATTATCCAATCAAACCCTAAGGACCGCCTCCACCCGATGGACAGCGTTTGGCGGATAGTGCTCCTCTGCAGGAAATGCCGCAGGAGTGTTTCTTCGGGCCAAACGTGCCCTTACTGCTTCCAAGCAACGGGAAGTTCAGGTGATCTTTGCACATGCAGAGTTTGTCAACGCAAAATTCATGAAGTGTGTGTTAGGGATTATGGGAAATGCACACCTTGGTGTTATTTGGGAGCTGGGTTTGAGGGGTTTAGGGTTTGTGTGGATTGCTGGGTGCCTGAATTGCTCAAGAATTCGGTTCAGGTTTTGGGAAGTGAGAACAGTGGTGGGTTAAAAGAAAAGGGTGAGGGTAAAGATTTGTTGGAGAATGCCGAGCAGAATGGAAAGTGTGGGGTGGAGAAGAAGGTCAAGAAGGCGGTGAAGGCCAAGGATCAAGTGTCAAGGAGGGGCAAGGAGGCGATTGATGAGGGTGATTTGGTGGATGGTACATGTGATTTGCTTGCTAAGAATGACAAGGATAGTTTGAAGGCTGGGAGTTCAAATTGTAGTGGTGAAACTGAAGTTGTAGATGATGCCGAGTTGGCAATTCAACTGCATCGAGTTATAAATAGTTCACCAAGAATTTTGAGGGGTGTGCCATTGGAAAACTCCAATGATGTGGGTGGTTCGAAGATTAGGAAATGGAAAGGTTTGTCTTATAAAAGATGCAGTTTAGGAAAAAGATGCAATGGAGATCAGAAGCTTGACATCTGTGCTGATAGTGCTGTGAATGGTTCAAGTATTGGTCTAAGTGGATTAAGCCTAGGACTGATACCTTATAGGCGGGACAGAAAGCGAAAAATCTGGTCAATAGACAATGAGAATACTGAAATTTCTGAATCAACATCTAGCCTGCAAGCAGCATTGAAGAACTTGCATTCAGATGAGGCTGGGGTTGAGTGCTCGGATGAAGCTTGGGTTGGGTGTTCACTTACCAGTGGTGATGATACATCAGAGGATCCAAGTTGTGAAAATATTGAACAAAGTAATTCTTGCACGGATGGTAGTAGATTTGGGCAAGACCTTATAACTTACAAGCGCTCTAGGTTTAAGAAGAAGGTATTCCAAATGAATGGCCTGATCGGTGTTTCTGGTGATAGCATCCCTTATGGTAACCATGGAGTGACCTTCAACTCTGAGTTTTGTCTATCTGATTTTGCGAACCTTAATACTAGTTCTCTAGTCAAGAGTAAGACTGAAGGAATTTTGCTGAGTGGCAGTTCTGAGACAGAGCAGGATCGCTATCATCTGAAATATGTAAAACGAATACCAGGCACCAAAATTGACTCGAGTTTCTTGCATTATGGTACTTTTCATGCCACAGACCGCTATCTATTTAAGTACGCTAAGAGGGTGAAGAGTTCCAACTCCAGCTCAAATTCTGAAGCTAAACTGCATTCTAATGCTTTTCGGGATAAAATTGGCATCTCTGCTACAAGATTAACTACTAATTGCTCTGTGGAATCTAGGACTCTATCTGATGTTTCATTTGACTCCTTTACTGTTGATGCCACAGTGAACAG GAAAATTTAA
- the LOC131005760 gene encoding uncharacterized protein LOC131005760, with translation MVSCAACPLSASRQIEEWSLIWKAPATYKAITTAWKVLKGRVPTCDNLRKRQVIIQDSEKLCLFCKGADETIDHLFFECQETDEIWNHILRWVGKQSARHHKAKDHLLAFVNLGNKKDAPFLLGVWICTIWCLWKGRNECKFNQGTWSKERMTAEIKNRLWGWRTAFKVSSSPPDFRRWFVAVNLDG, from the coding sequence ATGGTGAGTTGTGCTGCCTGTCCCTTGTCGGCTAGCAGACAAATCGAAGAGTGGAGTCTCATTTGGAAAGCTCCTGCTACATACAAGGCGATCACAACAGCTTGGAAAGTGTTGAAAGGGAGAGTTCCTACTTGTGACAATCTTCGCAAGCGACAAGTGATTATCCAGGATTCGGAGAAGCTTTGTCTCTTCTGCAAAGGGGCAGATGAAACCATCGACCATCTTTTCTTCGAATGCCAGGAAACCGATGAAATTTGGAACCATATTTTACGATGGGTGGGGAAACAATCAGCTAGACATCATAAGGCGAAAGATCATCTGTTGGCTTTTGTTAACCTTGGAAACAAGAAGGACGCTCCTTTTCTTCTCGGAGTTTGGATATGTACGATTTGGTGCCTTTGGAAAGGGAGAAACGAATGTAAATTCAATCAAGGTACGTGGAGCAAAGAGAGAATGACAGCGGAGATCAAGAACAGGCTTTGGGGGTGGAGGACAGCTTTCAAGGTGTCTTCCTCCCCTCCGGATTTCAGGCGGTGGTTTGTTGCGGTGAACTTGGATGGTTAG